The DNA window AGTTGCAAGGCAAGTCTAAATTAATTTCTGTAATTTGATCAACAATTTTTAAATTATAGACATTCGCTCCTAACAGATTGTAAATTTTTAATTCAGTTGCAACAACATCCTTTTTGTCCATCAGAAATATTCCATTTGTTGGATTGGGGTAAATTATAATATTGTTTCCATTGTATTCATCAATTGTATTTGTAGGTGAAATTATATTAAATAATTTAGAACATTCAGTGCCGTTGTAACTCGCTTTAAAAGTATACTTTCCGGGAATGGTCGGCAGTTTTTTGGAGGTTCCGTTTGCTCTGGTTTTGCTTGCTGCAGATGACACATAGGTCCAACTTGCAAAAGTAGATCCATCAGGATTAACAATACTCATGTCAGCAATTTTCCCTGCTATTTCATCCCTGATAAAAATGTAAAATTTTGCAAATCCCGGAGGAAGGCCATTTCCCTGAAACGGAATTTGATAATTGTCACTTTCATTAAGTGTTTCGGTCATTGGACAAGGTGGTAATACGATATCTGTAGTGTTTACAGATACTTTAACAATGGAAGTCTCAGTATAGGCTTTTTGTGCTTCCCACCATGAATTACTGTTCAAGGAATTGCAAGTTCCTTTGAAGGGGTCAATTCTGGTAGCACTGGTACTTCCGGTCCAAACTTCAAAATGTAAATGAGGTCCTGAGGAACTTCCGGAACTGCCTACAATGCCTAGAAATTCACCTGCTGTCACAGTTTGGCCAATTGCTTTTTTGGTCAATGAATTTTTTTTCAAATGCCAATAATTTGCCTGTGAACCATCTGAGTGACGAATAATTATATAATTGGCTGTTAAGTTATTGCCCGCACAGTTTTTATCAAATTCTCCATCATGTTTATCAAGAATGATTCCAGGTGCCGCAGCAACTACCTCGACTAAATCATGGTCCATTTTATAGAAATTAAAAGGCCAAATTGAAATATCAGTCCCACGATGGCCATCATAGGTATTGGTGCCACAATTAAAATCCTGAAACGCTCCGGAAGTGGTATTTTGATCAACATATGCAGAAACACGATAAAAGCTACAATCCCTAAGACTGTCTGATGCCTTTAAGGGCCACTTCAATAATACGACATTGTGCAGACTGCTTTTAATGATGCCACTTTGTTGAAGCATTTCCAAATTATCCTTGCACCGTTTTTCAATCACAGAATATTGATCTGAAGTAATGCAGGGGTGATCGGCTTGATTCTCCATTTTAGTCTCATTTTTGTCCTTACTTATATAAATTTCCGGACCGACTTGGCCTACAGACACATTTAGATTTAGTAAAAATATTGAGCACCAGGTTATATATCTTATTTTTCGCATTTGCTATTTTTTAATGTGAAAGGTAACTAATTATTTAATCTTTATTGCTTAATCACTTTAATTGTTTGGGCCTGATTGCTCAAAGTGAATTTTACAAAATACATCCCATTATTATATTGACTTAAATCAAAAGTGAATACATTGAGTCCCTTATTGTAATCCAATAAAGTTGATTTAATAGCATTTCCTCTTAGGTCAAATATTTGAAGGTTTGCTGTAGAGGCTTCCATTCCATTAAATGAAAGTTGGAATGTACCATTCGTAGGATTTGGAAAAATGTTAAATTCGGATGCCGATTGCTTTCTACTTGTCAAGTTATTGCATGGCTCCGGTAGACTAAGTTTTTTGGGCAAACCAACACCACAGGCATTCACCCCTTTAACTGTAATGTCGCCCGCACTATTCCCAATCAAAACTTGGATCGTATTTGTGCTTGCTCCATTTGTGATTACACTGCCTGATGGTACAGTCCATTCATAAGAAGTTGCTCCGGGAATTTTTGCGATGTAATAATTTTGTAAGGTGCCCGCACAAGGATTTACCACCCCGTATATTTTATATGCCGCAGGAGGAGTGCCAATTACATTGATAGTTCGCATTGGACTTGAGCCACAATTGTTGTTGGCAACAACACTGATGGATCCGGAAGTGAAAGCTGGAAAGACAATGTTAACCATGGTATCATTCGGACTTGGAAAGGTGGTTATGACTGCACCTGCGATATTAGTTGACCAGGTATAAGTATTTGCCCCGATAACTTTATTTGTTTTGTAAACTGAAGTTGTGTTGCAATTTGAATAAGCTGATCCGGAAATTGATGTTGGAATGATAGGGGTGGAGTTTATAACCAGTTTCCTTATTGGGCTTATGCCGCACTCATTATACATCACTACACTCAGGGTTCCATTTTTGAAAATCGGACTGAATTGCAAGGTTATTTGATTCGTGGCCTGTCCTTGAATGATGCTTGCGCCTGAAGGAGCCACCCAATAATACGAAACATTGTCAACAAATGGAATTGAATATTGCTTTATTGAATTAGAACACACTCCATTATATTCACCCATTATTGGTTCGGGGAATAGGGGTATTTTTTTAACATTTACAACAATGGGATCAGATATTCCTGTGCATCCATTTTCATCTGTTATAGTTAACTGGTATTCACCAGAAGCGGTGACCATAATATTTTGCGTGATGGAATCATTGCTCCATAAGTAAGTTGTTCCAATATTGGAACTCAAAATTAACGTACCCCCTTCACAAAATGTAGTTTCAGAATTTGGAGTAATTGTAGCCATCGGTGTTTCATTCACTTTTACCATTGTGATGTTTGAAATTCCGGTGCAGCCATTTTGATCGGTTATCGTAACTTGATAATCACCAGTCGTTCCAACTTCTATTTCCTGGTTTGTCGCACCATTATTCCATAAATAAGAAGCTGCATTATTTGACTTTAATGTCACACTTCCTCCTTGACAGAAAGTTAAAGGACCATTTGATGAAATAGTTGCAACAATTTGATCCACAACATTAACGGAGGTAGTTGTTGAAGCTGAGGTGCAACCATTCCCATCTGTTATTGTAACTGTATAATTTCCGGTAGATGAAACCAGGATATCCCGGGTAACCTCTCCATTGCTCCAAAGATAGCTGGTAGCCTCATTTGCACTTAAGGTGACCTGTCCTCCATGACAAAAAGATAATGGCCCATTGGCTGTTATCGTAGCAAGAACGGGTGCAGGTTGTTGTACGTTTATTGATAGGGTTGATGAACATCCAGATGCATCCGTGACTGAAACCTGATACTCATTTGGAGTTAATCCTGTAGCTGTTGCATTTGTTTGCACAGGGATGGTATTCCATGTGTAACTGAATGTATTTGGCAGTTCATAACTTACCACAATATTATCTACCGATGCAGGGGATGGACCTCCATAATCGTAATCATTTCGCCAGCTAAATACCAACCGTTTAAATGACCCGGCAATGCTGTCAATGCCAATAATTGAGTCCGTTCGATAGACCAATTGGGAATGATAGCTTCCAAGATGTGGGGGAGATAATATTCGAAATAAGGGCTGTACAACTTGGTCGACCGGTATAAGATAAACCCGCATGTAATCCACGCCTCCGGGTACATTGCTAAATTGACCTTCTCCTTTCCAATCGAATTTTATTTTTATGTTAGTTGCGCCTGGAGGAAAATAAAAGTCTTTGTAAAAATGTACAATGGATGTTGTGTAAGTGTTGTAGGTATTATTAATATTATCTTTTGAAATATAAATGGATTTAGTTCCACCGTTTGAGGTGGCCGATCCTATTACCCAATGATTTACTTCTGAACCATTTGCAATAGTCCAATCCGAAGGAGACTCCCAATCTTCTTTGATTTCAATTTTGGATTTTGCCAATACAGTAGCCATTCCATCTTGCCCACTAAAACATGAAGGATTCGTGACGATGCTTGACAATTCCAGAGATGGAACTGATTGGTAATTAAAATTAAACATCACGCTGTCATTATTTACATATCCATCCTGCATTTGATTGGGATTGGAATTATAGACCAGGAGGTTATGTGCGCCTTCGGAAATATCAATGCCCGGAAGAGTAACTTGTGTGGAAGCATTGGGAGCTAAAGTGCCAATCCACTCATAATTGTTGATACTGTTATTGTCTAATTTATAATGAATGTTTAAAGAGGTTAAAACATTGGATCCGAAATTTTTAATATTGACTTTGGGAATTAGTTGGTAAGGAGCTGTGCATTCAGAAGTATAGGTGGTTTGCAGAGGATATGAAATCGATTGAACGCTCGCATCATTCGGTGTTGCCGGTGTGCATCCATTTGAAAAGACATAAGGATGGTAGGCGATGGCCAATAAAACTGCTCGCACCCTGTCTTTCTGACCCTGGGTAAATCTCATATTTCCTGTATTGAAATTTCCTGAATAGACAAAACTGTAACTCATTATATTGTATCTGGAATTGTCCCATATTCCATTTGATGTGCAGGGGTTAAAAGAACCAAAATCACCTTGCTTGTGGGGCGGTGTGTCACATATCCGATCACCATTATCTGCGCAGGATGTGTCTGTTGGACAATAGTGTATTCCTCCTTGGGTTACATTGGTCCCGTCCCCGTTAAAAGTGTGGTATAAATTAAACATGTGTCCTACTTCATGTGCTAAAGTTACTTTTGAGGCAGACATTTGCGAAGAAAGAATGGAAATTCCATTGTAGACCGAACCCGTTTGTCCGGTGGCATATCCGCTGATGTTCCCTCCACAAATTTTACTGACCACCCAGATGTTTAGGTAGGATTCAAAAGGCCATCTGCTTAAATCCTTAACCGCTTTTTCATTTGCACAGGTATTGTAATAGAAGTTGTTTATGCCTCCAGTGGAAAAATTTGGAATAACTGTACCGTTGACCCTGTTTATACCTGAACTTGGATTCCCATTTGGATCTCTTGCCGCCAAACAAAAATTTATTTGCATATCGACTCCGGTTCCATTTACATTTCTGAATTCATTGTTCAATGTTTGAATGGCGCCTTTAATTTGGGCATCAGAGATATTGGTGCCAGTACCGATTGCTTCACCTAAATGTATTACATGAACAACCACAGGGACATCATATACGGGTGGTTGCGATCTGTAATTTGTCTTATGCAATTTTGTATGGGTCTTAATTTTGGATTCTAAATCATTGATGTACTTGCGGTATTCTTCATCATTTTCCATCCTGGATTTGTGCATTTCATCGAATCCACAATGATCTTGCCCTTTAACCGTAAATGCCATCAAACCCAATAAACTAAAATAAATAAACGCAACCAATCTTTTCATGATAATGTATTTTAATAATAAATAATTAGATTTAATTGAAAGCACAAGAATCCATGCAATTCATGTAATCATCAAGTTAGGTGCTGATAAATTTATTTTATCAAGCACTTATTGTCTGATACACATAGGTTCTTAATGCAGAATATTAGAAATGTCTTGCTACTGCTTGATTGAATATCTATTTCAAAGATCTAAATAAAAGTGGAGTACATAAATGCCAATTGACAATCGATGCATTTCATTTTACAGATGGATCGATCA is part of the Candidatus Vicinibacter affinis genome and encodes:
- a CDS encoding peptidoglycan DD-metalloendopeptidase family protein encodes the protein MRKIRYITWCSIFLLNLNVSVGQVGPEIYISKDKNETKMENQADHPCITSDQYSVIEKRCKDNLEMLQQSGIIKSSLHNVVLLKWPLKASDSLRDCSFYRVSAYVDQNTTSGAFQDFNCGTNTYDGHRGTDISIWPFNFYKMDHDLVEVVAAAPGIILDKHDGEFDKNCAGNNLTANYIIIRHSDGSQANYWHLKKNSLTKKAIGQTVTAGEFLGIVGSSGSSSGPHLHFEVWTGSTSATRIDPFKGTCNSLNSNSWWEAQKAYTETSIVKVSVNTTDIVLPPCPMTETLNESDNYQIPFQGNGLPPGFAKFYIFIRDEIAGKIADMSIVNPDGSTFASWTYVSSAASKTRANGTSKKLPTIPGKYTFKASYNGTECSKLFNIISPTNTIDEYNGNNIIIYPNPTNGIFLMDKKDVVATELKIYNLLGANVYNLKIVDQITEINLDLPCNLYIYQVWNKNQVVDKGKILIK
- a CDS encoding T9SS type A sorting domain-containing protein, with protein sequence MKRLVAFIYFSLLGLMAFTVKGQDHCGFDEMHKSRMENDEEYRKYINDLESKIKTHTKLHKTNYRSQPPVYDVPVVVHVIHLGEAIGTGTNISDAQIKGAIQTLNNEFRNVNGTGVDMQINFCLAARDPNGNPSSGINRVNGTVIPNFSTGGINNFYYNTCANEKAVKDLSRWPFESYLNIWVVSKICGGNISGYATGQTGSVYNGISILSSQMSASKVTLAHEVGHMFNLYHTFNGDGTNVTQGGIHYCPTDTSCADNGDRICDTPPHKQGDFGSFNPCTSNGIWDNSRYNIMSYSFVYSGNFNTGNMRFTQGQKDRVRAVLLAIAYHPYVFSNGCTPATPNDASVQSISYPLQTTYTSECTAPYQLIPKVNIKNFGSNVLTSLNIHYKLDNNSINNYEWIGTLAPNASTQVTLPGIDISEGAHNLLVYNSNPNQMQDGYVNNDSVMFNFNYQSVPSLELSSIVTNPSCFSGQDGMATVLAKSKIEIKEDWESPSDWTIANGSEVNHWVIGSATSNGGTKSIYISKDNINNTYNTYTTSIVHFYKDFYFPPGATNIKIKFDWKGEGQFSNVPGGVDYMRVYLIPVDQVVQPLFRILSPPHLGSYHSQLVYRTDSIIGIDSIAGSFKRLVFSWRNDYDYGGPSPASVDNIVVSYELPNTFSYTWNTIPVQTNATATGLTPNEYQVSVTDASGCSSTLSINVQQPAPVLATITANGPLSFCHGGQVTLSANEATSYLWSNGEVTRDILVSSTGNYTVTITDGNGCTSASTTTSVNVVDQIVATISSNGPLTFCQGGSVTLKSNNAASYLWNNGATNQEIEVGTTGDYQVTITDQNGCTGISNITMVKVNETPMATITPNSETTFCEGGTLILSSNIGTTYLWSNDSITQNIMVTASGEYQLTITDENGCTGISDPIVVNVKKIPLFPEPIMGEYNGVCSNSIKQYSIPFVDNVSYYWVAPSGASIIQGQATNQITLQFSPIFKNGTLSVVMYNECGISPIRKLVINSTPIIPTSISGSAYSNCNTTSVYKTNKVIGANTYTWSTNIAGAVITTFPSPNDTMVNIVFPAFTSGSISVVANNNCGSSPMRTINVIGTPPAAYKIYGVVNPCAGTLQNYYIAKIPGATSYEWTVPSGSVITNGASTNTIQVLIGNSAGDITVKGVNACGVGLPKKLSLPEPCNNLTSRKQSASEFNIFPNPTNGTFQLSFNGMEASTANLQIFDLRGNAIKSTLLDYNKGLNVFTFDLSQYNNGMYFVKFTLSNQAQTIKVIKQ